A section of the Heliangelus exortis chromosome 27, bHelExo1.hap1, whole genome shotgun sequence genome encodes:
- the TAGLN2 gene encoding transgelin-2, giving the protein MANRGPSYGLSREVQQKIDRQYDPELEQILVRWILAQCGGDVAQPAPGRDGFQQWLKDGTVLCRLINSLHPRGQGPVAKIQASAMAFKQMEQISQFLQAAERYGIAATDIFQTVDLWEGKNMACVQRTLMNLGSLAVAKGDGLFVGDPNWFPKKSQENRRVFSEDKLKEGQSVIGLQMGTNRGASQAGMTGYGMPRQIL; this is encoded by the exons ATGGCAAACCGGGGACCCTCGTACGGCCTCAGCCGGGAGGTGCAGCAGAAGATCGACCGGCAGTATGACCCCGAGCTGGAGCAGATCCTGGTGCGGTGGATCCTGGCACAGTGCGGCGGGGATGTGGCGCAACCAGCCCCCGGCAGGGATGGCTTCCAGCAGTGGCTGAAAGATGGCACC GTGCTGTGCCGGCTCATCAACAGCCTGCACCCGCGGGGCCAGGGGCCGGTGGCCAAAATCCAGGCGTCTGCCATGGCCTTCAAGCAGATGGAGCAGATCTCACAGTTCCTGCAGGCGGCGGAGCGCTACGGCATTGCTGCCACCGACATCTTCCAGACCGTCGACCTCTGGGAAG GTAAGAACATGGCGTGCGTGCAGAGGACCCTGATGAACCTGGGCAGCTTGGCCGTGGCCAAGGGCGACGGGCTCTTCGTGGGAGACCCCAACTGGTTCCCCAA GAAGTCGCAGGAGAACCGGCGCGTCTTCTCCGAGGACAAGCTAAAGGAAGGCCAGAGTGTCATCGGGCTGCAGATGGGCACCAACCGGGGCGCCTCCCAGGCCGGCATGACAGGCTACGGGATGCCCCGCCAGATCCTCTGA
- the CFAP45 gene encoding cilia- and flagella-associated protein 45 isoform X2, whose protein sequence is MRCPVRPSAPPTRARSGPPRPRDGCQGSEAGGVAMATGGGQRSAMSLQQPSSPIVILQDVQSAPKASLINKHRPKTTRLITKNFIQNVVIPTEKPEASLIISQGDFQRIQAAAQVLTKEEREAKLAALKAEKEAALEAASERKSVAKARAAQPMEKLSELEEEARERANNLLQRANRMRMEQEDEIKEFSRIILGAKCHMIRDAQILEKKVIAKEMEEEEKRLDKMMEVARNKANEMQEELERRRKQELARGRQELVKQIERNMDERAMRAEQQHQEVLEMLEYLERLKREDQEELERKQEQQKKIQAEIKRINNEIQKYKEEQREQERLEDEKVLEYQREKMEREAKLEAEQEKIRKEKEMETARLRALQERARDEQAEQDALRAKRSQEAAEREWRRKEKEAARRRAETEELLRQSRREQIAQREHGMAVQVQQDRQEFERILRVQREQMEKEKAEEALKAKLRLAHADEVRRQVRERQQQLVRERAAAFEESRRLQEEAQQRSQRIAQLKQQKMQELRATGIPEKYCAQVERRAWSQTKATPGQTQPHEELSSCSSAS, encoded by the exons ATGCGATGCCCGGTACGGCCCTCGGCTCCGCCCACTCGCGCGCGCTCGGGGCCGCCCCGCCCACGCGACGGTTGCCAAGGGAGCGAGGCGGGGGGCGTTGCCATGGCGACGGGCGGCGGCCAGCGGAGCGCCATG AGCctgcagcagccaagcagcCCCATCGTGATCCTTCAGGATGTGCAGTCTGCCCCCAAAGCCTCCCTCATCAACAAGCACAGACCCAAGACCACCCGTCTCATCACCAAGAACTTCATCCAGAATGTTGT CATCCCTACGGAGAAGCCAGAAGCATCCCTCATCATCAGCCAGGGGGATTTCCAGCGCAttcaagcagcagcacaagtcCTGACCAAGGAGGAGCGTGAGGCCAAGCTTGCAGCCCtcaaagcagagaaggaagctGCTCTT GAGGCTGCGAGTGAGCGCAAGAGCGTGGCAAAGGCCAGGGCTGCCCAGCCAATGGAGAAGCTGAgtgagctggaggaggaggcaaGGGAAAGGGCCAACAACCTCCTGCAGCGGGCAAACAGGATGCGCATGGAGCAGGAAGATGAGATCAAGGAGTTCAGCAGG ATTATCCTGGGTGCCAAGTGCCACATGATCCGTGATGCACAGATCCTGGAGAAGAAGGTCATTGCAAAAGagatggaggaagaggagaagcgCCTGGACAAGATGATGGAGGTGGCGAGGAACAAGGCCAATGAGATGCAGGAGGAACTGGAGCGCAGGAGGAAGCAGGAACTGGCCAG AGGGAGGCAGGAGCTTGTAAAGCAGATTGAGAGGAATATGGATGAACGGGCTatgagagctgagcagcagcaccaggaagTACTGGAGATGCTGGAGTACTTGGAGCGACTGAAGAGGGAGGACCAGGAG GAGCTGGAGCGGAAACAGgagcaacagaagaaaatccaGGCTGAGATTAAACGCATCAACAACGAGATCCAGAAATACAAGGAGGAGCAGCGGgagcaggagaggctggaggacGAGAAGGTGCTGGAAtaccagagagagaaaatg GAGCGCGAGGCCAAGCTGGAAGCCGAGCAGGAGAAAATCCGCaaggagaaggagatggagacGGCGCGCTTGAGGGCCCTGCAGGAACGGGCCCGGGatgagcaggcagagcag GATGCGCTGAGGGCCAAGCGCAGCCAAGAAGCGGCAGAGCGGGAGTGGAGGcggaaggagaaggaggcagcGCGGAGGAGAGCGGagacagaggagctgctgcgGCAGAGCCGGAGGGAACAGATCGCCCAACGGGAGCACGGAATGGCCGTGCAGGTGCAGCAGGACCGCCAGGAGTTCGAGAGGATCCTCAG AGTCCAGCGGGAgcagatggagaaggagaaggcagaggaagcATTAAAGGCCAAGCTGAGGTTGGCCCACGCCGATGAGGTCCGGCGCCAGGTGCGGGAGCGGCAGCAGCAGTTGGTGCGGGAGCGAGCGGCCGCCTTCGAGGAGAGCcggaggctgcaggaggaggctCAGCAGCGCAGCCAACGCATCGCTCAGCTCAAGCAGCAGAAGATGCAGGAGCTCAG agccacTGGCATACCTGAGAAGTACTGTGCCCAAGTGGAGCGGAGGGCCTGGAGCCAAACGAAAGCCACCCCTGGCCAGACTCAGCCACATGAGGAGCTGAGCTCCTGTTCCTCAGCATCttaa
- the CFAP45 gene encoding cilia- and flagella-associated protein 45 isoform X1 — translation MRCPVRPSAPPTRARSGPPRPRDGCQGSEAGGVAMATGGGQRSAMLTTPPAPEHSRCSQRAPSTVEDEILSGQSRSLQQPSSPIVILQDVQSAPKASLINKHRPKTTRLITKNFIQNVVIPTEKPEASLIISQGDFQRIQAAAQVLTKEEREAKLAALKAEKEAALEAASERKSVAKARAAQPMEKLSELEEEARERANNLLQRANRMRMEQEDEIKEFSRIILGAKCHMIRDAQILEKKVIAKEMEEEEKRLDKMMEVARNKANEMQEELERRRKQELARGRQELVKQIERNMDERAMRAEQQHQEVLEMLEYLERLKREDQEELERKQEQQKKIQAEIKRINNEIQKYKEEQREQERLEDEKVLEYQREKMEREAKLEAEQEKIRKEKEMETARLRALQERARDEQAEQDALRAKRSQEAAEREWRRKEKEAARRRAETEELLRQSRREQIAQREHGMAVQVQQDRQEFERILRVQREQMEKEKAEEALKAKLRLAHADEVRRQVRERQQQLVRERAAAFEESRRLQEEAQQRSQRIAQLKQQKMQELRATGIPEKYCAQVERRAWSQTKATPGQTQPHEELSSCSSAS, via the exons ATGCGATGCCCGGTACGGCCCTCGGCTCCGCCCACTCGCGCGCGCTCGGGGCCGCCCCGCCCACGCGACGGTTGCCAAGGGAGCGAGGCGGGGGGCGTTGCCATGGCGACGGGCGGCGGCCAGCGGAGCGCCATG CTGACCACCCCCCCCGCACCCGAGCACAGCCGGTGCAGCCAGAGAGCCCCGAGCACGGTGGAGGATGAGATCCTGTCTGGGCAGAGCCGG AGCctgcagcagccaagcagcCCCATCGTGATCCTTCAGGATGTGCAGTCTGCCCCCAAAGCCTCCCTCATCAACAAGCACAGACCCAAGACCACCCGTCTCATCACCAAGAACTTCATCCAGAATGTTGT CATCCCTACGGAGAAGCCAGAAGCATCCCTCATCATCAGCCAGGGGGATTTCCAGCGCAttcaagcagcagcacaagtcCTGACCAAGGAGGAGCGTGAGGCCAAGCTTGCAGCCCtcaaagcagagaaggaagctGCTCTT GAGGCTGCGAGTGAGCGCAAGAGCGTGGCAAAGGCCAGGGCTGCCCAGCCAATGGAGAAGCTGAgtgagctggaggaggaggcaaGGGAAAGGGCCAACAACCTCCTGCAGCGGGCAAACAGGATGCGCATGGAGCAGGAAGATGAGATCAAGGAGTTCAGCAGG ATTATCCTGGGTGCCAAGTGCCACATGATCCGTGATGCACAGATCCTGGAGAAGAAGGTCATTGCAAAAGagatggaggaagaggagaagcgCCTGGACAAGATGATGGAGGTGGCGAGGAACAAGGCCAATGAGATGCAGGAGGAACTGGAGCGCAGGAGGAAGCAGGAACTGGCCAG AGGGAGGCAGGAGCTTGTAAAGCAGATTGAGAGGAATATGGATGAACGGGCTatgagagctgagcagcagcaccaggaagTACTGGAGATGCTGGAGTACTTGGAGCGACTGAAGAGGGAGGACCAGGAG GAGCTGGAGCGGAAACAGgagcaacagaagaaaatccaGGCTGAGATTAAACGCATCAACAACGAGATCCAGAAATACAAGGAGGAGCAGCGGgagcaggagaggctggaggacGAGAAGGTGCTGGAAtaccagagagagaaaatg GAGCGCGAGGCCAAGCTGGAAGCCGAGCAGGAGAAAATCCGCaaggagaaggagatggagacGGCGCGCTTGAGGGCCCTGCAGGAACGGGCCCGGGatgagcaggcagagcag GATGCGCTGAGGGCCAAGCGCAGCCAAGAAGCGGCAGAGCGGGAGTGGAGGcggaaggagaaggaggcagcGCGGAGGAGAGCGGagacagaggagctgctgcgGCAGAGCCGGAGGGAACAGATCGCCCAACGGGAGCACGGAATGGCCGTGCAGGTGCAGCAGGACCGCCAGGAGTTCGAGAGGATCCTCAG AGTCCAGCGGGAgcagatggagaaggagaaggcagaggaagcATTAAAGGCCAAGCTGAGGTTGGCCCACGCCGATGAGGTCCGGCGCCAGGTGCGGGAGCGGCAGCAGCAGTTGGTGCGGGAGCGAGCGGCCGCCTTCGAGGAGAGCcggaggctgcaggaggaggctCAGCAGCGCAGCCAACGCATCGCTCAGCTCAAGCAGCAGAAGATGCAGGAGCTCAG agccacTGGCATACCTGAGAAGTACTGTGCCCAAGTGGAGCGGAGGGCCTGGAGCCAAACGAAAGCCACCCCTGGCCAGACTCAGCCACATGAGGAGCTGAGCTCCTGTTCCTCAGCATCttaa
- the CFAP45 gene encoding cilia- and flagella-associated protein 45 isoform X3: MRTAQGTPAAAATAGDDGVFQAKSLQQPSSPIVILQDVQSAPKASLINKHRPKTTRLITKNFIQNVVIPTEKPEASLIISQGDFQRIQAAAQVLTKEEREAKLAALKAEKEAALEAASERKSVAKARAAQPMEKLSELEEEARERANNLLQRANRMRMEQEDEIKEFSRIILGAKCHMIRDAQILEKKVIAKEMEEEEKRLDKMMEVARNKANEMQEELERRRKQELARGRQELVKQIERNMDERAMRAEQQHQEVLEMLEYLERLKREDQEELERKQEQQKKIQAEIKRINNEIQKYKEEQREQERLEDEKVLEYQREKMEREAKLEAEQEKIRKEKEMETARLRALQERARDEQAEQDALRAKRSQEAAEREWRRKEKEAARRRAETEELLRQSRREQIAQREHGMAVQVQQDRQEFERILRVQREQMEKEKAEEALKAKLRLAHADEVRRQVRERQQQLVRERAAAFEESRRLQEEAQQRSQRIAQLKQQKMQELRATGIPEKYCAQVERRAWSQTKATPGQTQPHEELSSCSSAS, from the exons ATGAGGACAGCCCAGGGGACACCcgcagctgctgccactgcgGGGGACGACGGCGTTTTCCAGGCAAAG AGCctgcagcagccaagcagcCCCATCGTGATCCTTCAGGATGTGCAGTCTGCCCCCAAAGCCTCCCTCATCAACAAGCACAGACCCAAGACCACCCGTCTCATCACCAAGAACTTCATCCAGAATGTTGT CATCCCTACGGAGAAGCCAGAAGCATCCCTCATCATCAGCCAGGGGGATTTCCAGCGCAttcaagcagcagcacaagtcCTGACCAAGGAGGAGCGTGAGGCCAAGCTTGCAGCCCtcaaagcagagaaggaagctGCTCTT GAGGCTGCGAGTGAGCGCAAGAGCGTGGCAAAGGCCAGGGCTGCCCAGCCAATGGAGAAGCTGAgtgagctggaggaggaggcaaGGGAAAGGGCCAACAACCTCCTGCAGCGGGCAAACAGGATGCGCATGGAGCAGGAAGATGAGATCAAGGAGTTCAGCAGG ATTATCCTGGGTGCCAAGTGCCACATGATCCGTGATGCACAGATCCTGGAGAAGAAGGTCATTGCAAAAGagatggaggaagaggagaagcgCCTGGACAAGATGATGGAGGTGGCGAGGAACAAGGCCAATGAGATGCAGGAGGAACTGGAGCGCAGGAGGAAGCAGGAACTGGCCAG AGGGAGGCAGGAGCTTGTAAAGCAGATTGAGAGGAATATGGATGAACGGGCTatgagagctgagcagcagcaccaggaagTACTGGAGATGCTGGAGTACTTGGAGCGACTGAAGAGGGAGGACCAGGAG GAGCTGGAGCGGAAACAGgagcaacagaagaaaatccaGGCTGAGATTAAACGCATCAACAACGAGATCCAGAAATACAAGGAGGAGCAGCGGgagcaggagaggctggaggacGAGAAGGTGCTGGAAtaccagagagagaaaatg GAGCGCGAGGCCAAGCTGGAAGCCGAGCAGGAGAAAATCCGCaaggagaaggagatggagacGGCGCGCTTGAGGGCCCTGCAGGAACGGGCCCGGGatgagcaggcagagcag GATGCGCTGAGGGCCAAGCGCAGCCAAGAAGCGGCAGAGCGGGAGTGGAGGcggaaggagaaggaggcagcGCGGAGGAGAGCGGagacagaggagctgctgcgGCAGAGCCGGAGGGAACAGATCGCCCAACGGGAGCACGGAATGGCCGTGCAGGTGCAGCAGGACCGCCAGGAGTTCGAGAGGATCCTCAG AGTCCAGCGGGAgcagatggagaaggagaaggcagaggaagcATTAAAGGCCAAGCTGAGGTTGGCCCACGCCGATGAGGTCCGGCGCCAGGTGCGGGAGCGGCAGCAGCAGTTGGTGCGGGAGCGAGCGGCCGCCTTCGAGGAGAGCcggaggctgcaggaggaggctCAGCAGCGCAGCCAACGCATCGCTCAGCTCAAGCAGCAGAAGATGCAGGAGCTCAG agccacTGGCATACCTGAGAAGTACTGTGCCCAAGTGGAGCGGAGGGCCTGGAGCCAAACGAAAGCCACCCCTGGCCAGACTCAGCCACATGAGGAGCTGAGCTCCTGTTCCTCAGCATCttaa
- the VSIG8 gene encoding V-set and immunoglobulin domain-containing protein 8 isoform X1 has product MAGHGASLLLLLGLMPALLLAVRINSKGREVLYLAKGDSVKLGCPYVLEPEDNGPQGVGIEWIQITPERPGPEKVFLSYQDHHVNYGSGSGLQDRVAFVQNDPSQYDASIRLADLQVSDTGTYQCRVKKNTVAVHEVIVTVEEKPAPPQCWAEGEVIEGSSIVLRCYSRGGASPLSYQWAKLASGYGGGHLPSGTIQGRAPGDLIIRSLTEVHTGVYQCRVTNRVGYSACQINLSIGPRCATVAEGRRVGVIVGSILGSLLLLSLLGLLIYALICRYRQKECQRACSDCRSSTGGTMTRACNVCAHHTYSPHGISYMQCQHGDSDERAAALICNEGIRHQVACPAL; this is encoded by the exons ATGGCAGGGCACGGCGccagcctgctcctgctcctgggtcTCATGCCAG ctctcctcctggcCGTCAGGATCAACAGCAAGGGCCGGGAGGTTCTGTACCTGGCCAAGGGTGACTCAGTGAAGCTGGGCTGCCCCTACGTCCTTGAGCCTGAAGACAACGGTCCCCAGGGTGTGGGCATTGAGTGGATCCAGATCACACCCGAGCGGCCCGGCCCAGAGAAAGTG TTCCTATCCTACCAAGACCACCACGTCAACTACGGCAGCGGCTCAGGGCTGCAGGACCGTGTGGCCTTTGTGCAGAACGACCCCAGCCAGTACGATGCCTCCATCCGCCTGGCTGACCTGCAAGTCTCCGACACCGGCACCTACCAGTGCCGGGTGAAGAAAAACACCGTGGCGGTGCACGAGGTCATCGTCACCGTGGAAG AGAAGCCCGCTCCCCCCCAGTGCTGGGCCGAGGGGGAGGTGATAGAGGGGAGCAGCATCGTGCTGCGGTGCTACAGCCGGGGGGGAGCCTCTCCGCTCTCCTACCAGTGGGCCAAGCTGGCCAGTGGCTACGGCGGAGGACACCTGCCTTCTGGCACCATCCaag gACGGGCTCCCGGCGACCTGATAATCCGTAGCCTGACGGAGGTGCACACCGGCGTCTACCAGTGCCGCGTCACCAACCGCGTGGGCTACTCCGCCTGCCAGATCAACCTCAGCATTGGGCCAA GGTGTGCTACCGtggcagaaggaagaagggTGGGCGTCATCGTGGGCTCCATCCTgggctccctcctgctcctcagcctgcTCGGGCTCCTCATCTATGCGCTGATCTGCCGCTACCGACAGAAGGAGTGCCAGCGTGCCTGCAGTGACTGCCG GAGCAGCACCGGCGGTACCATGACCCGTGCCTGCAACGTCTGTGCCCACCACACCTACTCGCCCCACGGCATCAGCTACATGCAGTGCCAGCACGGCGACAGCGACGAGCGGGCAGCTGCCCTCATCTGCAACGAGGGCATTCGGCACCAGGTCGCCTGCCCAGCGCTGTAA
- the VSIG8 gene encoding V-set and immunoglobulin domain-containing protein 8 isoform X2 codes for MAGHGASLLLLLGLMPALLLAVRINSKGREVLYLAKGDSVKLGCPYVLEPEDNGPQGVGIEWIQITPERPGPEKVFLSYQDHHVNYGSGSGLQDRVAFVQNDPSQYDASIRLADLQVSDTGTYQCRVKKNTVAVHEVIVTVEEKPAPPQCWAEGEVIEGSSIVLRCYSRGGASPLSYQWAKLASGYGGGHLPSGTIQGRAPGDLIIRSLTEVHTGVYQCRVTNRVGYSACQINLSIGPKGRRVGVIVGSILGSLLLLSLLGLLIYALICRYRQKECQRACSDCRSSTGGTMTRACNVCAHHTYSPHGISYMQCQHGDSDERAAALICNEGIRHQVACPAL; via the exons ATGGCAGGGCACGGCGccagcctgctcctgctcctgggtcTCATGCCAG ctctcctcctggcCGTCAGGATCAACAGCAAGGGCCGGGAGGTTCTGTACCTGGCCAAGGGTGACTCAGTGAAGCTGGGCTGCCCCTACGTCCTTGAGCCTGAAGACAACGGTCCCCAGGGTGTGGGCATTGAGTGGATCCAGATCACACCCGAGCGGCCCGGCCCAGAGAAAGTG TTCCTATCCTACCAAGACCACCACGTCAACTACGGCAGCGGCTCAGGGCTGCAGGACCGTGTGGCCTTTGTGCAGAACGACCCCAGCCAGTACGATGCCTCCATCCGCCTGGCTGACCTGCAAGTCTCCGACACCGGCACCTACCAGTGCCGGGTGAAGAAAAACACCGTGGCGGTGCACGAGGTCATCGTCACCGTGGAAG AGAAGCCCGCTCCCCCCCAGTGCTGGGCCGAGGGGGAGGTGATAGAGGGGAGCAGCATCGTGCTGCGGTGCTACAGCCGGGGGGGAGCCTCTCCGCTCTCCTACCAGTGGGCCAAGCTGGCCAGTGGCTACGGCGGAGGACACCTGCCTTCTGGCACCATCCaag gACGGGCTCCCGGCGACCTGATAATCCGTAGCCTGACGGAGGTGCACACCGGCGTCTACCAGTGCCGCGTCACCAACCGCGTGGGCTACTCCGCCTGCCAGATCAACCTCAGCATTGGGCCAA aaggaagaagggTGGGCGTCATCGTGGGCTCCATCCTgggctccctcctgctcctcagcctgcTCGGGCTCCTCATCTATGCGCTGATCTGCCGCTACCGACAGAAGGAGTGCCAGCGTGCCTGCAGTGACTGCCG GAGCAGCACCGGCGGTACCATGACCCGTGCCTGCAACGTCTGTGCCCACCACACCTACTCGCCCCACGGCATCAGCTACATGCAGTGCCAGCACGGCGACAGCGACGAGCGGGCAGCTGCCCTCATCTGCAACGAGGGCATTCGGCACCAGGTCGCCTGCCCAGCGCTGTAA
- the CFAP126 gene encoding protein Flattop isoform X1 → MAARHGAGQYEDAFSPRRLQIWGVTKPGPQRPSQRRGSTRILTNDRGHLLPTVPRSQASPWGTFVGTWDMPPRIPPPKLDLTARSAPAATRLLEQIQQPSTLTQACNGLQTEITGKLQESSQTAKEPSQRSSRASATKGTHPTGTPGKDPHDPGAPQPSCGGEQLQAEVSPDPPAVSQPGG, encoded by the exons ATGGCGGCCCGACACGGCGCGGGGCAG TACGAGGATGCCTTCAGTCCCCGCCGCCTGCAGATCTGGGGCGTGACCAAGCCTGGTCCTCAG CGCCCCTCGCAGCGGCGGGGCTCCACCAGGATCCTCACCAATGACCGAGGGCACCTCCTGCCCACCGTGCCCCGCTCCCAG GCTTCCCCGTGGGGCACGTTTGTGGGGACCTGGGACATGCCACCACGGATCCCCCCACCCAAGCTGGACCTGACCGCCCGCTCGGCTCCTGCTGCCACCCGGCTCCTGGAGCAGATCCAGCAACCCAGCACCCTGACCCAAGCCTGCAACGGCCTCCAGACAGAGATCACCGGCAAG CTCCAGGAGTCTTCCCAAACAGCCAAGGAGCCTTCCCAAAGGAGCAGCCGAGCATCTGCCACCAAGGGCACTCATCCCACTGGGACACCAGGGAAGGACCCACACGACCCCggagccccccagcccagctgtgggggggagcagctgcaggcagaggtgtccccagaccccccagctgtgtcccagcctGGGGGATAA
- the CFAP126 gene encoding protein Flattop isoform X2, whose protein sequence is MAARHGAGQYEDAFSPRRLQIWGVTKPGPQASPWGTFVGTWDMPPRIPPPKLDLTARSAPAATRLLEQIQQPSTLTQACNGLQTEITGKLQESSQTAKEPSQRSSRASATKGTHPTGTPGKDPHDPGAPQPSCGGEQLQAEVSPDPPAVSQPGG, encoded by the exons ATGGCGGCCCGACACGGCGCGGGGCAG TACGAGGATGCCTTCAGTCCCCGCCGCCTGCAGATCTGGGGCGTGACCAAGCCTGGTCCTCAG GCTTCCCCGTGGGGCACGTTTGTGGGGACCTGGGACATGCCACCACGGATCCCCCCACCCAAGCTGGACCTGACCGCCCGCTCGGCTCCTGCTGCCACCCGGCTCCTGGAGCAGATCCAGCAACCCAGCACCCTGACCCAAGCCTGCAACGGCCTCCAGACAGAGATCACCGGCAAG CTCCAGGAGTCTTCCCAAACAGCCAAGGAGCCTTCCCAAAGGAGCAGCCGAGCATCTGCCACCAAGGGCACTCATCCCACTGGGACACCAGGGAAGGACCCACACGACCCCggagccccccagcccagctgtgggggggagcagctgcaggcagaggtgtccccagaccccccagctgtgtcccagcctGGGGGATAA